In the Colletotrichum lupini chromosome 1, complete sequence genome, one interval contains:
- a CDS encoding impB/mucB/samB family protein, with protein MELPRKRAPRRRDDRIILHFDYDCFYASVFENRDPRLKALPLGVKQKNILATCNYVARKQGVRKLMLITEAKRLCPNLVIIEGEDLTPFRDTSKKLFGFMRGYSWNRKAERLGFDEVFMDVTDIINYNMFCLNRASLSESFFHLSKKDPEKGFPCDLTKVAGCVYGKTPGTGDLNNPAYVRLLLASHLAFHLRMKLEEDFGFTASVGISTNKLLSKLVGSVNKPRNQTTLMSFDDAVVTEFMDAHSVRKVPGIGFKTSRALEEKYLATPLGPDDADRETSPLKVYDVRTHEQTSPDALEKLLGGPGSERGVGERVWGLLHGVDDTEVKDASDVPSQISIEDTYKGLESMSQIEGELRKISASLIRRMRTDLLTDDNNDDSVEPGSQRWIAHPKTLRLSVRQWPSSDAPQGTSWHSHPDFQRISRSQPIPNFVFNTKETPDSLAERLTTEILLPTMKKFFPAGHKWNLQLMNVCVANLAASGSEAGPGVGRDISVMFRKQDDVLRQWKIDTAIVEDDGGGDGDGVNDAQRQSISDHEVEEMEVEEFDDDGGSWEGDEVTARCPLCGHSIPPFALAAHARFHDFED; from the exons ATGGAGCTGCCCAGAAAACGGGCACCGAGACGAAGGGATGATCGTATCATACTCCACTTT GACTATGACTGCTTCTACGCCTCGGTTTTTGAGAACCGGGACCCTCGGCTAAAGGCGCTGCCCTTGGGAGTGAAGCAGAAGAACATCCTGGCCACGTGCAACTACGTCGCCCGCAAGCAAGGGGTCAGGAAGCTCATGCTCATCACGGAAGCCAAGCGGCTCTGCCCAAATCTCGTCATTATTGAGGGTGAGGACCTGACGCCCTTTCGAGACACGAGCAAGAAGCTTTTCGGCTTCATGAGAGGCTACTCGTGGAACCGCAAGGCGGAGAGGTTGGGGTTCGATGAAGTTTTCATGG ACGTCACGGATATTATCAACTACAACATGTTCTGTCTCAACCGGGCTTCGCTATCAGAGTCATTCTTCCACCTTTCCAAGAAGGATCCAGAAAAGGGGTTCCCATGTGACTTGACCAAAGTTGCGGGCTGCGTATATGGAAAGACACCTGGTACGGGAGATCTCAACAACCCTGCCTACGTTCGCCTGCTTCTGGCGAGCCACCTGGCCTTCCATCTGCGCATGAAGCTCGAGGAGGACTTTGGCTTCACGGCTTCGGTCGGGATATCGACCAACAAGCTGCTCAGCAAGCTCGTGGGGAGTGTAAACAAGCCGCGTAACCAGACGACTCTGATGTCTTTCGACGATGCTGTTGTCACCGAGTTCATGGATGCGCATTCAGTTAGAAAAGTCCCCGGCATCGGCTTCAAGACGTCGCGCGCGCTTGAGGAAAAGTACCTCGCGACGCCCCTGGGACCCGACGACGCCGACAGGGAGACGTCACCACTAAAAGTCTACGACGTGCGGACCCACGAGCAGACTTCGCCCGACGCACTGGAGAAGCTACTCGGTGGTCCTGGTTCTGAACGAGGTGTTGGAGAAAGGGTATGGGGCCTCTTACACGGAGTCGACGATACGGAGGTCAAGGACGCGAGCGATGTGCCGTCACAGATTAGCATTGAGGACACGTACAAAGGATTGGAGAGCATGAGTCAGATTGAAGGCGAGCTACGCAAGATATCTGCTTCTCTCATCCGGCGGATGCGGACCGATCTCCTGACAGACGACAACAACGACGACTCGGTCGAGCCGGGCAGTCAGAGATGGATTGCGCACCCCAAGACACTAAGACTGTCCGTTCGGCAATGGCCTTCTTCTGATGCGCCACAAGGGACGTCGTGGCATTCGCATCCGGATTTTCAACGTATTTCCCGATCCCAGCCTATTCCTAACTTTGTCTTCAACACAAAGGAGACACCTGATTCCTTGGCGGAACGACTGACGACAGAGATCTTGCTTCCAACGATGAAGAAGTTCTTTCCGGCTGGTCATAAGTGGAATCTGCAACTTATGAATGTCTGCGTTGCGAATTTGGCCGCCAGTGGTAGTGAGGCTGGGCCAGGTGTGGGGCGGGACATCTCTGTCATGTTCCGCAAGCAGGATGACGTTCTCCGACAGTGGAAGATTGATACGGCCATCGTGGAAGACGATGGcggtggtgatggtgatggtgTTAATGATGCTCAACGCCAGTCAATCTCAGATCATGAGGTTGAAGAGATGGAGGTGGAAGAGTTTGACGACGACGGCGGATCGTGGGAAGGCGACGAAGTGACGGCACGGTGTCCGCTGTGCGGTCACTCCATACCGCCATTTGCCCTCGCTGCTCATGCAAGATTCCACGACTTTGAGGACTGA
- a CDS encoding GTP-binding protein rhoA, giving the protein MLRLLRQQLTIDWYEQEDCLLGHMGQAQGMVGVKDLGTATRRAELWFRSTIIFSATYLSLWAHMHEWSQKDCAGQRIVIERLFSAVLVPVILTARVLNQWNRSMTVPRASWCQQNSTSRVEAANFGKSSCCSTNCLSKWLTRLAIVGLSVVNTHYDGGYVPSLDPGDSDFGRFPEMDLVEVFMLGSKHYFSAKGVYVKGIRTRCHCCIVGRWFVCLWTLAGYVPGERPTTAIRGRDRVLLSGKDNKLRRYRRVYADWRMDRQARPVSSALHKKALSTTIDAATLPYPYRSTLGFHICHPPLSCLTFCISRLFANATVTFSILSGPISIASTAVRYLAVKQLAGVVQRTRFPQGQQDRGQTTAHPGSLSSHWIGIHWSDSPVAVSSLCQYQTKLPAQSSHRSNKLVRRKTEFPGPIHRHRHRILAFNSNISARKHTPVIGLRHTPIYMRLAERKVPDLPALLDTFLTLDTDDSSCYPRYVNIAWYSNTLASIMLSASIAYVCLQMTLDEKQMSTKSLPEKQSLDHPVLSRICLHLHLPTRPVCACVCACTLSTGLSSTQIFVSLSPPFPTAAASASTLPPVHHPGPPPPPRTTHHAPHPPTQICPAVPLLAPASSSNSPFRRSSSFSIFPVSANKLNLLTTDRNSIRSSSLAHFLTFTSNTDTMAEIRRKLVIVGDGACGKTCLLIDNQSCIFNSVFSKGTFPEPTDATPAFQESVYVPTVFENYVADVEVDGKHVELALWDTAGQEDYDRLRPLSYPDSHVILICFAVDSPDSLDNVQEKWISEVLHFCQGLPIILVGCKKDLRYDSKTIEELRKTSQKPVSPEEGEEVRKKIGAYKYLECSAKTNEGVREVFEHATRAALLSRSRSSGKKHKVFGGGLEGGGNICLHRFSEFGVLLNIVSHNPPGTTSIGVSPYLLATIPTRRSCEEKDFYNGCLSRSRGRKGLVGWRGRQLLGDDGQSLITQIASDRPLLFMLIILWSLYSIVIAVILTCQGV; this is encoded by the exons ATGCTGAGACTGCTGAGACAACAGCTAACAATTGACTGGTATGAACAAGAGGACTGTCTTCTCGGTCACATGGGCCAAGCTCAAGGTATGGTCGGCGTTAAGGATCTCGGTACCGCAACACGGCGGGCAGAGTTATGGTTCCGATCAACAATCATCTTCTCCGCCACGTACCTGTCGTTGTGGGCGCATATGCACGAATGGTCGCAGA AGGATTGCGCAGGGCAACGTATCGTTATCGAGAGGTTGTTTTCTGCAGTGCTGGTCCCGGTAATCTTGACCGCAAGAGTCCTGAATCAGTGGAATAGAAGCATGACTGTACCTAGGGCGTCTTGGTGTCAA CAAAACAGCACTTCCCGGGTTGAGGCGGCGAACTTTGGCAAGTCGTCATGCTGCTCGACCAACTGCTTGTCAAAGTGGTTGACGAGACTGGCAATTGTTGGCTTGTCCGTGGTCAACACTCATTATGACGGCGGATATGT CCCAAGCTTGGACCCTGGGGATAGCGATTTTGGCCGATTCCCCGAGATGGATCTGGTCGAGGTATTCATGCTTGGGTCTAAGCACTACTTCAGCGCAAAAGGGGTTTACGTCAAAGGCATAAG GACTAGATGCCACTGCTGTATCGTTGGTCGTTGGTTTGTGTGTCTTTGGACTCTAGCTGGATATGTGCCTGGAGAG AGGCCTACGACGGCCATCAGAGGACGAGACCGGGTTTTACTCTCGGGCAAGGACAACAAACTGAGGAGATACCGAAGGGTATACGCGGATTGGAGGATGGATAGGCAGGCAAGGCCAGTCAGCTCGGCACTTCATAAGAAGGCTTT ATCAACCACTATCGACGCAGCTACCCTGCCTTATCCTTATCGCAGCACTCTCGGCTTCCACATCTGTCACCCACCACTTTCCTGCCTTACCTTTTGTATCTCCAGGTTGTTCGCCAATGCAACAG TCACCTTCTCTATCCTTTCCGGACCGATCAGCATC GCGTCAACAGCAGTGAGGTACCTTGCTGTTAAGCAGTTGGCAGGTGTGGTCCAGCGCACGAGATTCCCACAAGGCCAGCAAGACAGGGGCCAGACGACGGCGCA TCCCGGCTCCCTCTCATCACATTGGATTGGGATTCACTGGTCGGACAGCCCCGTTGCAGTCTCATCCCTCTGCCAGTACCAGACCAAACTGCCAGCCCAGTCCAGTCATCGGTCAAACAAACTAGTCAGACGGAAGACTGAG TTCCCCGGCCCCATCCACCGTCACCGTCACCGTATCCTCGCCTTCAATTCCAATATTTCAGCTAGGAAACACACACCAGTGATCGGATTACGACACACACCCATATACATGCGCCTGGCAGAGAGGAAAGTACCTGATCTACCTGCTCTGTTAGACACCTTCCTTACCTTGG ATACCGACGACTCAAGTTGCTATCCGAGGTACGTCAATATCGCGTGGTACAGCAATACGCTTGCTTCTATCATGCTCTCTGCCT CGATTGCGTATGTGTGTCTCCAGATGACACTGGACGAGAAACAAATGTCAACAAAGTCACTACCAGAAAAACAAAGCCTAGACCATCCCGTCCTGTCCCGCATCTGCCTGCACCTGCACCTCCCTACGAG GCCTGTCTGCGCCTGCGTCTGCGCCTGCACCCTGTCCACTGGCCTGTCCTCCACCCAAATCTTTGTCTCCCTTTCCCCCCCATTTCCCACTGCAGCTGCCAGTGCCAG TACCTTACCACCCGTCCACCACCCaggaccaccaccaccaccacgcaCCACGCACCACGCACCACACCCCCCAACACAAATCTGCCCTGCTGTTCCATTGCTTGCACCCGCGTCGTCGTCAA ATTCCCCCTTCCGACGCAGCTCTTCCTTCTCCATCTTCCCCGTCTCCGCCAACAAGCTCAACCTCCTCACAACCGACCGCAACTCAATCCGATCTTCATCGCTCGCTCACTTTCTTACTTTCACATCCAATACAGACACCATGGCTGAGATCCGCCGTAAGctcgtcatcgtcggcgACGGTGCCTGCGGTAAAACCTGCTTGTTGAT CGATAACCAATCCTGCATC TTCAATAGTGTCTTCTCCAAGGGTACCTTCCCTGAG CCAACCGATGCTACACCCGCCTTTCAAGAATCC GTCTACGTTCCCACCGTTTTCGAGAACTACGTCGCCGATGTCGAGGTTGATGGCAAGCACGTCGAGCTGGCCCTTTGGGATACGGCTGGCCAGGAAGATTACGACCGTCTCCGTCCCCTTTCTTACCCCGACTCCCACGTCATCCTGATCTGCTTCGCCGTCGACTCCCCTGACTCCCTGGACAACGTTCAGGAGAAG TGGATCTCTGAGGTCCTGCATTTCTGCCAGGGTCTGCCCATCATTCTTGTCGGTTGCAAGAAGGATCTCCGCTACGACTCCAAGACGATTGAGGAGCTGCGTAAGACCAGCCAAAAGCCCGTCTCCCCTGAAGAG GGTGAGGAAGTCCGCAAGAAGATCGGTGCCTACAAGTACCTCGAGTGCTCCGCCAAGACGAACGAGGGTGTCCGCGAGGTTTTCGAGCACGCCACGCGCGCTGCTCTGCTCTCCCGCAGCCGGAGCAGCGGCAAGAAGCACAA GGTTTTTGGTGGCGGTTTGGAAGGCGGGGGCAATATTTGCCTGCATAGGTTCTCGGAATTTGGAGTTTTGCTCAACATTGTGTCTCATAACCCACCTGGCACCACATCGATCGGCGTGTCACCGTATCTG CTAGCCACAATCCCCACGAGAAGAAGCTGCGAGGAAAAGGATTTCTACAACGGATGTCTCTCACGGTCTCGGGGGAGGAAAGGGCTTGTTGGCTGGCGCGGCCGGCAGCTGCTGGGTGACGATGGACA GTCTTTGATAACTCAAATCGCCTCTGACCGTCCATTGCTATTCATGTTGATTATC CTCTGGTCCCTCTACAGCATCGTCATCGCCGTCATTCTCACGTGTCAGGGGGTATAG